One part of the Bacteroidia bacterium genome encodes these proteins:
- a CDS encoding complex I subunit 1 family protein produces MFLTLNVVLIYALVAVYAERKISAFIQDRLGPMETGPYGLFQTLADVLKLVLKEPIIPSLADKKLFLLAPAMIFVSVFAAFAVLPIGPGTAGSVTSIALLYIMGIVAIDVIGLLMAGWGSNNKYAMLGSSRAVAQIISYEVPASLALLVAIMMYGSLDLQELSAAQGIYASEPVYFLGIWEVTEVGGFLSWSIFRYPHLLIAYIIYFIASLAECNRAPFDIPEAESELVAGYHVEYGGFQFALVMLSEYVKMWIVGLVAAVVFLGGWNTILPNLYFTESFSLPLADWTSGPADTASGAFWGAFWILGKSLLAVFVHMWIRWTYPRFRVDQLMRLCWKVLTPIALGLFLISGIWKLWEVYQHI; encoded by the coding sequence TTGTTTCTCACGCTAAATGTCGTTCTGATTTATGCGCTGGTAGCAGTATATGCAGAGCGGAAGATTTCTGCCTTTATTCAGGACCGTCTGGGGCCAATGGAAACGGGGCCTTATGGCTTGTTTCAAACCCTGGCAGATGTCCTCAAATTGGTATTAAAAGAACCGATCATCCCGAGTCTGGCAGATAAGAAACTTTTTTTGCTGGCACCGGCTATGATCTTTGTCTCGGTGTTTGCAGCTTTTGCCGTTTTGCCTATAGGTCCGGGGACAGCAGGTTCTGTAACTTCTATTGCACTTCTTTATATCATGGGGATTGTTGCGATAGATGTCATAGGCTTATTGATGGCAGGCTGGGGCTCCAATAATAAATATGCCATGCTGGGATCGAGTAGGGCAGTGGCACAAATCATTTCCTATGAAGTACCTGCTTCCCTTGCTTTGTTGGTAGCCATCATGATGTACGGGAGCCTGGATTTGCAAGAACTTTCCGCAGCTCAGGGTATTTATGCCAGTGAGCCTGTTTATTTTCTGGGAATTTGGGAGGTGACAGAAGTCGGTGGCTTTTTGTCCTGGTCCATTTTCCGCTATCCACATCTCCTAATTGCCTATATCATCTATTTTATAGCTTCTCTGGCGGAATGTAATCGAGCTCCCTTTGATATTCCTGAAGCAGAATCGGAATTGGTAGCTGGCTATCATGTAGAATATGGCGGATTTCAATTCGCCCTGGTTATGCTTTCCGAATATGTGAAAATGTGGATCGTTGGGCTCGTGGCTGCTGTAGTTTTTCTGGGAGGCTGGAATACAATTTTACCCAACCTTTATTTCACCGAAAGTTTTTCACTTCCATTAGCTGATTGGACCTCTGGACCTGCGGATACAGCATCCGGGGCTTTTTGGGGGGCTTTCTGGATATTGGGAAAAAGTCTGCTTGCCGTATTTGTTCATATGTGGATCAGGTGGACTTATCCGCGTTTTCGGGTGGATCAATTGATGCGTTTATGCTGGAAAGTGTTAACCCCGATTGCCCTGGGCCTCTTTTTGATTAGTGGCATCTGGAAACTTTGGGAAGTATATCAACATATCTAG
- a CDS encoding serine hydrolase → MRNRLHVFGMWIAGSMVALTATLYSPEVKHRTVPVAFLQAESRWADSIVQNMSTSAKINQMFILVDSAKEDVADTSLYTFLQEHQPGGLLFRNYDLKTQYYSTKKAQEVSDVPLLIGLDERSEDPNWIHLPDALALSSIEDEELLKELGKGLGKQGKELGLDFLLSPAFAPVYTAQNRNRLSGREKILNKGISKEKLLAVPKEVKAFFPGIFDSLKIREELAPYKALAKAGAPALMLEREQLSPIKTHFHKKGLIQESLKDEIGFEGLLMVDISDLNTQDKSESYLRKAVQVGVDLLMINRVQLPDAHFIVQDMLNRGAMDVQDLNKHVKRSLLARTWTAKKSHQIGSGEEDSLSIDKSQIAYLNQRISNAKLTLLRDREGLIPFSHLRDKRIHLSSLGEEVPHLLSGMRSYGPVSNTDFRPGEKSPWAALPVRTLRTYNPVILSLSGQVPDERRDTAFISSVKKLTEETDVIFVNFASTEALEVMPEFSQVLQVYGSDSLSQAQTAQLLFGGIAAAGKLPAEVGPYAYESGLKTEISRLKTSRPEAVGIDSKELAVIDSIVYEGIGSYAMPGCQVMVIKGGNIIFNESYGHHTYARRRGVFPTDIYDLASVTKVAATTMAAMHMYEKGKLKPEHRLGRFFRDQIVMVDSIRVLDTLFVGLDSVMRQDTALLASLEPKVDTQSLFVKVWMGSRPGPWLDTLELPGDSVILVKSVKAGKMKKRGSVFQARIGEMMSHTSGLPAGLPIRRFTNYQSKRRKIGKYDRYFQPRRDSLYSIQVAGGFYLRNDYLDSLWQDSKLIEMSPAKEYEYSDANMILIQQAIDSINRQPMDSFLQRVYYERLGMQNTAFRPRERFEEDRLIPTEYDARWRGQLLRGYVHDPTSALMGGVAGNAGLFANAGDLAILFQMLLNGGTYGGERYLSARTIKTFTRTQGAHRGYGFDKQPGGPYIIAESASPRTYGHTGFTGTCVWVDPDEDLIFIFLSNRIHPKSNNWKLNQLRIRQRIHQAVYDALD, encoded by the coding sequence ATGCGTAATAGACTCCATGTATTTGGTATGTGGATCGCTGGCTCCATGGTGGCGCTAACAGCGACCTTATACTCTCCAGAAGTAAAGCATAGGACCGTTCCGGTTGCTTTCCTTCAGGCAGAGAGTCGTTGGGCAGATTCTATTGTCCAAAATATGAGCACATCTGCCAAGATCAATCAGATGTTTATCCTGGTTGATTCGGCGAAAGAAGATGTGGCTGATACCAGTCTGTATACCTTCCTCCAGGAACATCAGCCGGGAGGACTACTCTTTAGAAATTACGACCTCAAGACTCAATATTATTCAACAAAAAAAGCGCAGGAAGTAAGTGATGTTCCTTTGCTGATTGGCTTGGATGAAAGGAGTGAAGATCCTAACTGGATTCATTTGCCGGATGCACTGGCACTTTCTTCCATTGAAGATGAGGAACTGCTCAAAGAATTAGGGAAAGGCCTCGGAAAACAAGGCAAAGAATTGGGCCTGGACTTTTTGTTAAGCCCGGCATTTGCACCTGTCTATACGGCCCAAAACCGCAATAGATTGTCTGGAAGGGAGAAAATCCTGAATAAGGGTATTAGCAAGGAAAAACTTCTGGCTGTCCCTAAAGAGGTCAAGGCATTCTTCCCCGGCATATTTGATAGCTTAAAAATCAGAGAGGAATTAGCTCCTTATAAAGCTTTGGCTAAAGCAGGTGCTCCTGCTTTGATGTTGGAGCGAGAGCAACTTTCGCCCATCAAAACTCATTTCCATAAAAAAGGTCTAATTCAGGAATCTTTAAAAGATGAGATCGGTTTTGAAGGATTGTTGATGGTCGACATTTCTGACCTGAATACACAGGATAAGAGTGAATCTTATTTGCGTAAAGCAGTGCAAGTAGGTGTGGATTTATTGATGATAAATAGAGTTCAATTGCCGGATGCACACTTCATAGTTCAGGACATGCTAAATCGAGGTGCGATGGATGTCCAGGATTTGAACAAGCATGTAAAAAGAAGCTTGTTAGCAAGAACCTGGACAGCTAAAAAATCTCATCAAATAGGAAGCGGAGAAGAAGATTCACTTAGCATTGATAAAAGTCAGATTGCTTATCTCAATCAGCGGATATCAAATGCCAAATTGACCTTGCTTCGAGACCGAGAAGGTTTAATTCCCTTTTCTCATTTACGAGACAAGCGAATCCATTTGAGTAGCCTGGGAGAAGAAGTTCCGCACTTGCTTTCAGGTATGAGATCTTATGGACCGGTAAGTAATACCGACTTTAGGCCAGGAGAGAAAAGTCCCTGGGCTGCTTTACCCGTCAGAACATTACGTACCTATAATCCTGTGATTCTTTCATTGTCTGGTCAGGTGCCGGATGAAAGAAGAGATACTGCATTCATCTCCTCTGTAAAAAAGCTTACAGAGGAAACAGATGTAATATTTGTCAACTTCGCTTCTACAGAAGCTTTGGAAGTAATGCCTGAATTTTCCCAGGTATTGCAGGTCTATGGTTCTGACTCTCTTTCTCAGGCACAAACGGCTCAGCTTCTTTTTGGAGGAATTGCGGCAGCGGGTAAACTTCCTGCAGAAGTAGGACCTTATGCCTATGAATCGGGATTGAAGACGGAAATAAGCCGCTTGAAAACAAGTAGACCGGAAGCAGTTGGAATTGATTCAAAAGAGCTGGCTGTCATTGATAGCATCGTATATGAAGGTATAGGCTCCTATGCCATGCCTGGTTGCCAGGTGATGGTGATCAAAGGGGGAAATATAATTTTCAATGAGAGTTATGGCCATCATACCTATGCTCGGAGGAGAGGGGTATTTCCAACGGATATTTATGATCTCGCTTCTGTTACCAAAGTAGCAGCAACTACTATGGCTGCCATGCATATGTATGAAAAAGGCAAGCTGAAGCCAGAGCATAGATTGGGAAGGTTTTTCCGCGATCAAATCGTAATGGTTGATTCCATTAGAGTCCTGGACACCCTGTTTGTAGGGCTGGATAGCGTAATGCGGCAAGATACTGCCTTGCTTGCTAGTTTGGAGCCCAAGGTCGATACACAGTCTCTCTTTGTGAAAGTGTGGATGGGTTCTCGTCCAGGTCCATGGTTAGATACCCTGGAATTGCCGGGAGATTCGGTGATATTGGTGAAGTCTGTTAAGGCAGGTAAGATGAAGAAGCGAGGTTCTGTTTTCCAGGCCAGAATTGGAGAGATGATGTCTCATACTTCCGGTTTGCCAGCAGGATTGCCAATTCGTCGCTTTACCAATTACCAAAGTAAAAGAAGAAAAATAGGCAAGTACGACAGGTACTTTCAGCCGAGAAGAGATAGCTTGTATAGTATACAGGTTGCAGGAGGATTTTACCTCCGAAATGACTACCTCGATTCCCTTTGGCAGGATAGCAAACTGATCGAAATGAGTCCTGCAAAGGAATATGAGTATAGTGATGCCAATATGATTCTGATTCAACAGGCAATAGATTCAATCAATCGTCAGCCGATGGATAGTTTCTTGCAGCGCGTTTATTATGAACGCCTGGGAATGCAGAATACAGCTTTCAGACCTAGAGAAAGGTTTGAAGAAGATCGTCTGATCCCTACAGAATACGACGCTCGCTGGAGAGGTCAGCTATTGAGGGGATATGTACATGATCCTACTTCCGCATTGATGGGAGGAGTCGCTGGGAATGCGGGCTTATTTGCGAATGCTGGCGACCTGGCCATACTATTCCAAATGTTGCTCAATGGAGGAACATATGGAGGCGAACGCTACTTGAGTGCTCGTACGATCAAGACGTTCACCCGAACTCAGGGAGCTCATAGAGGTTATGGCTTTGATAAGCAGCCCGGTGGGCCCTATATCATCGCGGAAAGTGCTTCGCCTCGTACCTATGGACATACCGGATTTACAGGTACCTGCGTATGGGTCGATCCGGATGAAGATCTCATCTTCATTTTCCTCTCCAACCGCATCCATCCTAAATCCAATAACTGGAAACTCAACCAGCTGCGAATCCGTCAACGGATTCACCAGGCGGTTTATGATGCTTTAGACTAA
- a CDS encoding type II toxin-antitoxin system RelE/ParE family toxin, whose protein sequence is MAERREVVLTKLASEHIHSIYSHLLEEGATREAEELMNDFLDIVFGEIPLFAERFPVCEGVKNGSENYRIASLAGDFRVIFQVLPDRVLILLVLHESELPF, encoded by the coding sequence ATGGCTGAAAGAAGAGAAGTCGTACTTACAAAATTAGCCTCCGAGCACATTCATTCCATTTATTCACACCTACTGGAAGAAGGCGCAACCCGAGAAGCAGAGGAACTCATGAATGATTTCCTTGATATTGTCTTTGGGGAAATCCCTCTATTCGCCGAACGTTTTCCTGTATGTGAAGGAGTAAAAAATGGATCTGAAAACTATCGGATCGCTTCCCTTGCCGGAGATTTTCGTGTTATTTTTCAAGTCCTACCCGATCGGGTATTGATCCTGCTCGTTTTGCACGAGAGTGAGCTTCCTTTTTAA
- a CDS encoding iron-sulfur cluster assembly accessory protein, with translation MIKVSENAFTHIGSLRDKEGYDESYGLRVSVEGGGCSGLTYKLDFDNQELPGDQVIEDKGIKIFVNMKSLLYLVGTELDYSGGLHGQGFHFANPNASRTCACGESFSV, from the coding sequence ATGATCAAGGTATCGGAAAACGCTTTTACTCACATTGGAAGCCTGAGAGATAAAGAAGGCTATGATGAGAGTTATGGGCTGCGGGTAAGTGTAGAAGGAGGCGGTTGCTCCGGATTGACCTATAAACTGGATTTTGATAATCAGGAACTGCCCGGCGATCAGGTGATTGAGGACAAAGGCATCAAGATATTTGTCAATATGAAGAGTTTGCTTTACCTGGTAGGTACTGAGCTGGATTATTCCGGTGGCCTTCATGGACAAGGCTTTCATTTTGCCAATCCAAATGCCAGCAGAACCTGCGCTTGCGGAGAAAGTTTCTCCGTTTAA
- a CDS encoding DNA topoisomerase IV subunit B, giving the protein MAKTPIYNEDSIKSLDWREHIRLRPGMYIGKLGDGSSQDDGVYILVKEVIDNSIDEYVMGHGKKIDISIKEGEVVIRDFGRGIPLGKVIDCVSKINTGGKYDSEAFKKSVGLNGVGTKAVNALSDYFRVESVRDGKIKVAEFEKGDIVKDHKVKKSKEENGTTVIFRPDKSVFKNYRFRPEYLENQIWNYAYLNSGLSLFMNGKRFYSKNGLLDLLQNKTDPEAIRYPIIHLKGYDIEVALTHGNSYGEEYYSFVNGQYTSQGGTHLQAFREAIVKTVREFYNKSFDTTDVRASIIGAISIRVQEPVFESQTKTKLGSLNIGPEGPTVRTFINDFLTKELDNYLHKHPDAAEALLKRILQSERERKEIAGIKKLATQRAKKANLHNKKLRDCRVHYSDKRKDEEKKLSTTLFITEGDSASGSITKARDVDTQAVFSLRGKPLNCFGMSKKVVYENEELNLLQHALNIEDGLENLRYNNVVIATDADVDGMHIRLLLLTFFLQFFPDLVRGGHLFILETPLFRVRNKKKTFYCYSEDEKQKAMKELGGKPEITRFKGLGEISPSEFGQFIGEDIRLMPVMIRPDTGIADLLKYYMGKNTPDRQQFIIKNLRHEKDIVEEKEQELEPA; this is encoded by the coding sequence ATGGCTAAAACTCCAATTTATAACGAGGATAGTATTAAGTCGCTCGATTGGCGCGAGCACATACGCTTGCGTCCGGGTATGTATATCGGAAAGCTGGGAGATGGATCCTCTCAGGATGATGGGGTTTACATTTTGGTGAAAGAGGTGATTGACAACTCGATTGATGAGTATGTGATGGGACATGGAAAGAAAATTGATATCAGCATCAAAGAGGGGGAAGTTGTGATTCGCGATTTTGGGAGAGGGATACCTTTGGGGAAAGTGATTGATTGTGTATCAAAAATAAATACCGGAGGTAAGTATGATTCGGAGGCTTTTAAGAAATCTGTGGGATTGAATGGGGTAGGTACAAAGGCTGTCAATGCCCTTTCAGATTATTTCAGGGTTGAGTCAGTGAGGGATGGAAAAATAAAAGTAGCTGAATTTGAAAAAGGAGACATTGTCAAAGACCATAAAGTTAAAAAATCCAAGGAGGAAAATGGGACAACGGTAATTTTCAGGCCGGATAAAAGCGTATTTAAAAATTATAGATTCAGACCAGAGTATCTGGAAAATCAGATCTGGAATTATGCCTACCTGAATTCAGGTCTTTCCCTTTTTATGAATGGGAAACGCTTTTATTCAAAAAATGGACTGCTTGACCTCCTTCAGAATAAAACAGATCCCGAAGCTATTCGCTATCCGATCATTCATTTGAAAGGATATGACATTGAAGTGGCCTTAACCCATGGCAATAGTTATGGAGAGGAATATTATTCTTTTGTTAATGGCCAATACACTTCTCAGGGAGGAACTCATTTGCAAGCCTTTCGGGAAGCGATTGTTAAAACGGTTAGAGAATTCTACAATAAAAGCTTTGATACTACGGATGTAAGAGCTTCTATCATTGGAGCCATCAGTATTCGTGTACAAGAGCCTGTTTTTGAATCTCAAACCAAGACCAAGCTTGGCTCCCTGAATATTGGCCCGGAAGGTCCAACGGTACGGACCTTTATCAATGACTTCCTGACCAAAGAGCTTGACAATTATCTGCACAAGCATCCCGACGCAGCAGAGGCCCTTTTGAAAAGGATTCTTCAATCGGAAAGAGAGAGAAAAGAAATTGCCGGGATTAAAAAACTGGCAACTCAGAGAGCCAAGAAAGCCAATCTTCATAATAAAAAACTCAGAGATTGCCGGGTTCACTATAGCGATAAGCGCAAGGATGAGGAGAAAAAGCTTAGTACCACCCTGTTTATCACGGAGGGTGACTCTGCCAGTGGTTCTATTACCAAGGCACGAGATGTAGATACCCAGGCTGTATTCAGTTTAAGAGGTAAACCTCTCAACTGTTTTGGGATGAGTAAGAAAGTGGTCTATGAAAATGAAGAACTGAACCTTCTCCAACATGCCCTCAACATTGAGGATGGTTTGGAAAATCTTCGATATAATAATGTAGTGATTGCAACGGATGCAGATGTAGATGGAATGCACATTCGTTTGTTGCTACTTACCTTCTTCCTGCAGTTCTTCCCGGATCTTGTACGCGGAGGGCATCTTTTCATTTTGGAAACACCACTTTTCCGGGTGAGAAATAAAAAGAAAACCTTCTATTGCTATTCGGAAGATGAAAAGCAGAAGGCGATGAAAGAGCTGGGAGGTAAGCCGGAAATTACCCGATTTAAAGGACTGGGAGAAATCTCACCCAGCGAGTTTGGACAATTCATTGGCGAAGACATCAGGCTGATGCCAGTGATGATTCGCCCGGATACCGGCATTGCTGATCTGCTTAAATATTATATGGGTAAGAATACGCCGGATCGTCAACAGTTCATTATCAAAAACCTTCGTCACGAAAAAGATATCGTTGAAGAGAAGGAGCAAGAACTGGAACCCGCTTAA
- a CDS encoding penicillin acylase family protein yields MRWVKFFISLLFTAAIAIALYFPAGPAPALGDFLNPFRGFWQNAVSQDQHAPLNLSLPSLDKDAKVVYDERGVPHIFASSLEDMAYIQGYITAKDRLWQMEFQVMAAAGRLTEIVGPGPGERVLEMDRSNRRKGIPFAAEKSSKAMLENPLTKDVMESYAAGVNAYIQQLSEKDLPIEYKLLGYKPEAWSVYKSALLLKYMANSLAFRVNDIGYTNAIKLWGRERFNILYPEYPYDDKPIIPDPVRIRRRRIKKLSPPAPADYDPGQMLIAGANTAPDPNEYFVGSNNWAVSGDKTITGRPMLANDPHLNMSLPSIWYEVQVNSPQLNAYGVSLPGAPGVVIGFNDSIAWGLTNAGQDVADLYQVKFTSDKREYYEYDNQTLPVSVREEVHTFKGGGQFVDTLLFTHVGPVMYDRNFGEQSLPLALNWMAHQQSNESLTFLKLAQSKNYEDYVDALQHYQCPAQNFVFADASGNIAIWQQGKYVNKWEEQGRFIMDASRKEHMWNDYIPQDQNPHVLNPPQGFVSSANQHPTSPLYPYYYTGNFDGYRGRRINKLLTEADSVSVRDMQSFQQDTYSNQAADILPTLLENLDTISLQGEKLAAYQSLKNWDYRFDRDKNGPTLYNRWWREVFFGVWEDEFRQDEISLVWPSSTTTIRILRDSALYSFYQNEKDSTRADSVIPDRTYIINAAFHRALDNLIADEADIANWNWERHSPTNINHLSRSIAPFSRRKISTAGTGTALNAISGSHGPSWRMVVSLGDKVEAYGIYPGGQSGNPGDPNYDRFIDDWAIGNYYKLNFMQNPADIQEEKRLYEVSISSGPLKE; encoded by the coding sequence ATGCGTTGGGTAAAGTTTTTCATCTCGCTTCTATTTACTGCTGCTATTGCAATTGCCCTATACTTTCCGGCAGGCCCTGCTCCCGCCTTGGGTGATTTCCTCAATCCTTTCAGGGGATTTTGGCAAAATGCAGTGTCTCAGGATCAACATGCTCCACTCAATTTGTCTCTTCCTTCACTCGACAAGGATGCAAAAGTGGTGTATGACGAAAGAGGGGTTCCCCATATTTTCGCCAGCTCTCTCGAAGACATGGCCTATATACAAGGTTATATAACGGCGAAGGACCGTCTATGGCAAATGGAATTTCAGGTAATGGCTGCTGCAGGAAGGCTCACTGAGATTGTGGGACCGGGACCAGGAGAGCGTGTGCTGGAAATGGACAGAAGTAATCGTAGAAAAGGAATTCCATTCGCAGCGGAAAAGTCCTCCAAAGCCATGCTGGAAAATCCTTTAACAAAGGACGTCATGGAATCCTATGCGGCCGGAGTAAATGCCTACATTCAACAATTATCAGAGAAAGACCTACCGATAGAATACAAATTGCTCGGCTATAAGCCAGAAGCATGGTCTGTGTATAAATCAGCTCTTTTGCTAAAATACATGGCTAATAGTCTGGCTTTTCGAGTCAATGATATTGGTTATACCAATGCGATCAAACTCTGGGGAAGAGAACGATTCAATATTTTGTATCCGGAGTACCCCTATGATGACAAACCGATCATTCCAGATCCCGTTCGAATCAGAAGGAGGCGTATCAAAAAACTATCTCCTCCAGCGCCTGCAGATTATGACCCAGGTCAAATGCTGATTGCAGGTGCCAATACTGCTCCCGATCCCAATGAATACTTTGTGGGTTCTAATAATTGGGCGGTTTCCGGAGATAAGACCATCACCGGTCGTCCCATGCTAGCCAATGACCCCCACTTAAATATGAGCCTGCCCTCTATTTGGTATGAGGTTCAGGTAAATTCTCCTCAGCTCAATGCCTATGGAGTTTCCTTACCCGGTGCACCAGGGGTTGTAATTGGTTTCAATGACTCCATTGCCTGGGGATTGACCAATGCAGGTCAGGATGTAGCCGATCTTTATCAGGTAAAATTCACATCTGATAAACGGGAATACTACGAATACGACAATCAGACCCTTCCGGTAAGTGTACGTGAAGAAGTTCACACATTTAAAGGAGGCGGCCAATTTGTAGACACCCTGCTTTTCACCCATGTTGGGCCGGTCATGTACGACCGCAACTTCGGCGAACAGTCTTTGCCACTTGCCCTCAACTGGATGGCGCATCAGCAGTCCAATGAGAGTCTGACTTTTCTAAAGTTGGCTCAATCAAAAAATTATGAAGATTATGTCGATGCCCTACAGCATTATCAGTGCCCGGCACAAAACTTTGTATTTGCAGATGCCAGTGGAAATATCGCCATCTGGCAGCAAGGGAAGTATGTGAATAAATGGGAAGAACAGGGCCGCTTTATCATGGATGCAAGTCGTAAGGAACACATGTGGAACGACTATATTCCGCAAGATCAAAATCCTCATGTACTCAATCCTCCCCAGGGCTTTGTGAGTTCAGCCAATCAGCATCCTACCTCGCCCCTTTATCCGTATTACTATACCGGAAATTTTGATGGATATAGAGGAAGAAGGATCAATAAATTGCTTACGGAAGCAGATAGCGTGAGTGTTCGCGATATGCAAAGCTTTCAGCAAGACACCTATAGCAATCAGGCAGCGGACATCTTACCTACTCTCTTAGAAAATCTGGATACTATTTCTCTTCAGGGAGAAAAGCTGGCAGCTTACCAGTCTCTTAAAAATTGGGATTATAGATTTGACAGAGATAAAAATGGTCCAACTCTCTACAATCGTTGGTGGAGAGAGGTTTTCTTTGGCGTTTGGGAGGATGAGTTCCGACAAGATGAGATTTCTCTGGTCTGGCCAAGTTCTACCACTACGATTCGGATCTTGCGAGATAGTGCCCTTTACTCTTTTTACCAAAATGAAAAAGACAGTACTCGGGCAGACTCAGTCATTCCTGATCGGACTTATATTATCAATGCTGCTTTCCATCGAGCCCTTGATAATTTGATAGCGGATGAAGCTGATATTGCCAATTGGAACTGGGAGCGTCATAGTCCTACGAACATCAATCACCTGAGTAGATCGATCGCTCCTTTCAGTCGAAGGAAAATCTCAACAGCAGGAACAGGGACAGCTCTAAATGCAATCTCTGGCTCTCATGGACCTTCCTGGCGGATGGTCGTTTCCCTCGGCGATAAGGTTGAGGCCTATGGTATTTATCCGGGAGGACAAAGTGGAAATCCCGGCGATCCTAATTATGATCGCTTTATCGATGATTGGGCGATTGGAAATTATTACAAACTCAATTTCATGCAGAATCCTGCAGATATTCAGGAAGAAAAGCGTCTGTATGAAGTCTCGATTAGCTCCGGCCCCTTAAAAGAATAG
- a CDS encoding NADH-quinone oxidoreductase subunit I, which translates to MPRRNSYIGSIWGGLKNSFSGLGLTFRHLKKGYKTRTPVGVENERYFEEADQNVTIQYPKEKIPIPDLGRYRLHMETDDCIVCDKCARICPVDCIDIESFKAVDDLGYTSDGSKKRLELPVFDIDMAKCCFCGLCTTVCPTECLTMTKVYDYSEYDRDNFMYHFGAMSPEEAVVKRKAAEEIQLAKKAARSAELSDTSAPKPKLGKPLMKKPKMGKPLMKKPKMDSPSSPDKGDE; encoded by the coding sequence ATGCCAAGAAGAAATAGCTATATCGGAAGTATTTGGGGAGGATTGAAAAATTCCTTTTCCGGCCTGGGGCTGACTTTCCGCCACCTCAAAAAAGGCTATAAAACCCGTACACCTGTCGGGGTGGAAAATGAACGCTATTTTGAAGAAGCAGATCAGAACGTAACCATCCAGTATCCGAAAGAGAAAATTCCCATTCCGGATTTGGGGCGTTATCGTCTCCATATGGAAACAGATGATTGCATCGTCTGTGATAAGTGTGCGCGCATATGTCCGGTTGATTGCATCGATATCGAAAGCTTTAAGGCTGTTGATGATCTGGGCTATACTTCTGATGGTTCAAAAAAGAGACTGGAGCTTCCGGTTTTCGATATTGACATGGCCAAGTGTTGCTTTTGTGGCCTGTGCACCACGGTTTGCCCCACCGAATGCCTGACGATGACCAAAGTATATGATTACAGTGAGTACGATCGGGACAATTTTATGTACCATTTTGGTGCAATGAGTCCTGAGGAAGCTGTTGTAAAAAGGAAAGCCGCTGAAGAAATTCAATTGGCAAAGAAAGCTGCCAGGTCTGCTGAATTATCTGATACCTCCGCTCCCAAACCCAAATTGGGCAAGCCGCTCATGAAGAAACCGAAGATGGGCAAACCGCTCATGAAGAAGCCAAAGATGGATTCGCCTTCTTCTCCTGATAAGGGGGATGAATAA